One genomic segment of Suncus etruscus isolate mSunEtr1 chromosome 15, mSunEtr1.pri.cur, whole genome shotgun sequence includes these proteins:
- the SBDS gene encoding ribosome maturation protein SBDS translates to MSIFTPTNQIRLTNVAVVRMKRAGKRFEIACYKNKVVGWRSGVEKDLDEVLQTHSVFVNVSKGQVAKKEDLVSAFGTDDQTEICKQILTKGEVQVSDKERHTQLEQMFRDIATIVADKCVNPETKRPYTVILIERAMKDIHYSVKTNKSTKQQALEVIKQLKDKMKIERAHMRLRFILPLNEGKKLKEKLKPLIKVVESEDYSQQLEIVCLIDPGCFREIDELIKKETRGKGSLEVLNLKDVEEGDEKFE, encoded by the exons ATGTCCATCTTCACCCCCACCAACCAGATCCGCCTCACCAATGTGGCGGTGGTCCGGATGAAGCGCGCGGGGAAGCGCTTCGAGATCGCCTGCTACAAGAACAAGGTCGTGGGCTGGCGGAGCGGCGT GGAAAAAGACCTCGATGAAGTTCTGCAGACACACTCAGTGTTTGTAAACGTTTCTAAAGGTCAGGTGGCAAAGAAGGAAGATCTTGTCAGTGCATTTGGAACAGATGACCAGACTGAAATCTGTAAGCAG attttgaCTAAAGGTGAAGTTCAAGTATCAGATAAAGAAAGGCACACCCAGCTGGAGCAGATGTTCAGGGACATTGCAACTATTGTGGCTGACAAGTGTGTGAACCCTGAAACAAAGAGACCGTATACTGTCATCCTTATTGAGAGAGCTATGAAAGACATCCACTATTCAGTCAAAACCAACAAGAGCACCAAACAGCAG GCTTTAGAAGTAATAAAGCAGTTAAAGGACAAAATGAAGATAGAACGTGCTCACATGAGACTTCGTTTTATTCTCCCACTGAATGAAGGGAAGAAGCTGAAAGAAAAACTCAAGCCACTGATCAAGGTGGTAGAAAGTGAAGACTACAGCCAGCAGTTAGAAATT GTGTGTCTCATTGACCCTGGCTGCTTCAGAGAAATTGACGAGctaataaaaaaggagacaagaGGCAAAGGTTCTTTGGAAGTACTCAATTTGAAAGATGTGGAAGAAGGAGATGAGAAGTTCGAATAA